The following proteins are encoded in a genomic region of Syngnathoides biaculeatus isolate LvHL_M chromosome 15, ASM1980259v1, whole genome shotgun sequence:
- the nfkbiab gene encoding nuclear factor of kappa light polypeptide gene enhancer in B-cells inhibitor, alpha b: MALHRRPGTNQMDYNQESKEGKPSTDERLDSGVDSLKEEDYQVVAEDIFRLQLDCGLSSAHKRLPVSASVAAEEPQWKTQVTEDGDTLLHLAIIHEAKEYIRKIIELSKNTDFLDVQNDQRQTPLHLAVITNQSDVCQGLLANGCDPTLVDDSGDMPIHIVCRQGNLLCFSVLTQFCRPEHLQTMMAACNYQGQNCLHLASVHGFLSLVENLVDLGADVNSKEQRNGRSGLHLAVDQQNLALVKLLLKKGADANLLTFGGHTPFHLTYGRGNDDIKKELFSLTRPDLRELPDSESDDSDDEEDGESDEEVVYDDIQWNGH; this comes from the exons ATGGCCCTCCACAGGAGACCTGGAACAAACCAGATGGACTACAACCAGGAATCCAAGGAAGGGAAGCCGTCGACAGACGAGCGTCTCGACAGCGGCGTGGACTCCCTGAAAGAGGAGGACTACCAGGTTGTGGCGGAGGACATCTTTCGTCTACAGCTCGACTGCGGGCTATCGTCTGCGCACAAACGACTTCCAGTTTCGGCCAGCGTCGCCGCCGAGGAACCACAATGGAAAACGCAAGTCACTGAGGACGGAGACAC GCTACTGCACCTGGCTATTATTCACGAAGCAAAGGAGTACATTAGAAAAATAATCGAGCTGTCCAAGAACACGGACTTCCTCGATGTCCAAAATGACCAGCGACAG ACACCTCTCCATTTAGCAGTCATAACAAACCAGTCAGATGTGTGCCAGGGACTCCTTGCCAACGGCTGCGATCCCACATTGGTGGATGACAGCGGCGACATGCCCATCCATATCGTCTGCCGCCAAGGAAACCTGTTGTGCTTCAGTGTCCTCACACAGTTTTGTCGTCCGGAGCATCTGCAAACAATGATGGCAGCATGCAACTACCAAG GTCAGAACTGCCTCCACTTGGCCTCAGTTCACGGTTTCCTCTCACTGGTGGAGAATCTTGTGGATCTGGGAGCTGATGTTAACTCAAAG GAGCAGCGCAATGGGCGCAGTGGGCTACACTTGGCCGTTGACCAGCAGAACCTGGCGTTGGTTAAATTGTTGTTGAAAAAAGGAGCTGACGCCAATCTCCTGACATTTGGAGGCCACACCCCGTTCCACCTCACCTACGGTCGCGGCAACGACGACATAAAAAAGGAACTCTTTTCATTGACCCGTCCCGATTTGAGGGAGCTCCCTGACAGCGAATCGGATGACAGCGACGATGAGGAAGACGGAGAGTCAGACGAAGAG